A genomic stretch from Neomonachus schauinslandi chromosome 16, ASM220157v2, whole genome shotgun sequence includes:
- the SPACA4 gene encoding sperm acrosome membrane-associated protein 4, which yields MVLGWLLLLVMALPLGATGTKDCVFCELTDSKQCPGIHMRCGDDEDCFTGQGVAPGLGPVLNKGCLVSTSCGHEELVTYMGVTYTLTSTCCYGHMCNGAPNPTGSQTEGVTASLALGMLQLLPYLL from the coding sequence ATGGTCCTCGGCTGGCTGTTGCTTCTGGTAATGGCTCTGCCCCTGGGCGCCACGGGCACCAAGGACTGCGTGTTCTGTGAGCTGACCGACTCCAAGCAGTGCCCGGGCATCCACATGCGCTGTGGCGACGATGAGGATTGCTTCACGGGCCAAGGGGTGGCCCCGGGCCTCGGCCCTGTCCTCAACAAAGGCTGCCTGGTGTCCACGTCCTGCGGCCACGAGGAGCTGGTCACCTACATGGGCGTCACCTACACGCTCACCTCCACCTGCTGCTATGGCCACATGTGTAATGGGGCCCCCAATCCCACGGGCAGCCAGACGGAAGGGGTCACTGCCAGCCTGGCACTGGGCATGCTGCAGCTGCTCCCATATCTGCTGTGA